One Chryseobacterium wanjuense genomic region harbors:
- a CDS encoding APC family permease codes for MQKKLKLWDAIMLVMGSMIGSGIFIVSADMMRNLGSGFWLIIVWVITGIMTVAAAISYGELSAIFPKAGGQYTYLKEIFGKRMGFLYGWGLFTVIQTGTIAAVAMAFGKFTAYLVPALNDAAPIFQSGEFKITWIQILAIGTIILLTYFNTRGVESGKILQNIFTGSKIIALVGLIAAGFILVDISHLAENFSLGYDSFNNLKKDALGNFLKEGWEPIGGMTLLGGIAAAMVGSVFSSVAWESVTFVSGEIENPKKNVVKSMIYGTTAVMILYIAVNYVYLNALDRDSIAFAENDRVAVAASHFIFGSAGTAIIAVLVMVSTFGCNNGLILAGARVFQTMAKDGMFFKQAEKNNQNDVPANALWMQGIWASILCLSGQYGNLLDMISFVIVLFYMITVFGVIYLRFKQPNLERPYKTWLYPLTPVIYLLIGTGFCILLLIYKQQYTWPGFLMVLLGLPVYYFINRNKKIQE; via the coding sequence ATGCAAAAAAAACTAAAACTTTGGGACGCCATTATGCTGGTAATGGGTTCTATGATCGGAAGCGGAATCTTCATCGTAAGCGCTGATATGATGCGAAATCTCGGCTCAGGATTCTGGCTGATAATCGTTTGGGTGATTACGGGAATCATGACGGTGGCTGCAGCGATCAGCTATGGAGAGCTTTCGGCGATTTTCCCAAAAGCTGGCGGACAGTACACTTATCTAAAAGAAATTTTTGGAAAACGAATGGGATTTCTTTACGGTTGGGGATTGTTTACGGTCATTCAGACAGGGACAATTGCTGCGGTTGCCATGGCTTTCGGGAAATTTACCGCTTATCTGGTTCCGGCTCTTAATGATGCGGCTCCGATTTTTCAAAGTGGTGAGTTTAAAATTACGTGGATCCAAATTTTAGCCATAGGGACTATAATTTTATTGACCTATTTTAATACAAGAGGGGTAGAAAGCGGTAAAATTTTACAAAATATTTTTACAGGATCGAAAATTATCGCTTTGGTGGGCTTAATTGCTGCCGGATTTATTTTAGTTGATATTTCTCATTTGGCGGAAAATTTTAGCTTAGGATACGATTCTTTTAATAATCTTAAAAAAGACGCACTTGGTAATTTCCTGAAAGAAGGCTGGGAACCGATCGGTGGAATGACCTTATTGGGCGGAATTGCAGCAGCAATGGTAGGTTCCGTATTCAGTTCTGTGGCATGGGAAAGTGTGACTTTCGTTTCGGGTGAAATAGAAAACCCCAAAAAAAATGTGGTAAAATCAATGATTTACGGAACAACAGCCGTGATGATTTTATATATTGCTGTTAATTATGTATATCTTAATGCTTTAGACAGAGATTCAATCGCTTTTGCAGAAAACGACAGGGTAGCGGTTGCGGCGTCTCATTTTATTTTCGGAAGTGCGGGAACGGCGATTATTGCTGTTTTGGTAATGGTTTCGACTTTCGGCTGCAACAACGGACTGATCTTAGCTGGCGCAAGAGTTTTTCAAACCATGGCCAAAGACGGAATGTTTTTCAAGCAGGCAGAAAAGAACAACCAAAATGATGTTCCTGCCAATGCACTTTGGATGCAGGGAATTTGGGCTTCTATCCTTTGTTTAAGCGGTCAATATGGGAATCTTTTGGATATGATTTCTTTCGTAATTGTATTATTTTATATGATTACGGTTTTTGGGGTAATTTACTTAAGATTCAAACAGCCGAATTTGGAAAGACCCTATAAGACGTGGTTATATCCGCTTACGCCGGTTATTTATTTATTGATCGGGACAGGTTTCTGTATTTTATTATTAATTTACAAACAGCAATACACCTGGCCGGGATTCCTGATGGTTCTCCTCGGACTTCCCGTCTATTATTTTATTAATCGAAATAAGAAGATTCAAGAATAA
- a CDS encoding GNAT family N-acetyltransferase, with the protein MNYELREMLPGDETRVLEIYRQGVDGGMATFETTIPTAEAWNMEYFNDCRWILENENNEVVGWCALKPVSKRECYKGVAEVSIYFDNNYQGKGLGSVLLKKMILDSENHGFWTLQANIFMENEVSLKFHQKNGFRTVGIRKKLAKLNGQWKDIILLEKRSEMIS; encoded by the coding sequence ATGAATTACGAACTTAGAGAAATGCTTCCCGGTGATGAAACCAGGGTTTTAGAAATTTACAGACAGGGTGTAGATGGCGGAATGGCTACTTTCGAAACAACAATTCCCACCGCCGAAGCCTGGAATATGGAATATTTCAACGACTGCCGCTGGATTCTGGAAAACGAAAACAATGAGGTCGTTGGCTGGTGCGCACTGAAACCCGTAAGCAAAAGAGAATGCTATAAAGGAGTGGCAGAAGTGAGCATTTATTTTGATAATAATTATCAGGGTAAGGGTTTGGGTTCGGTTTTACTTAAAAAGATGATTTTGGATAGCGAAAACCACGGATTCTGGACTTTACAGGCAAATATATTCATGGAAAACGAAGTATCGCTGAAATTTCATCAGAAAAACGGTTTCAGAACGGTAGGAATTCGGAAAAAATTAGCCAAACTCAACGGACAGTGGAAAGATATTATTTTACTTGAAAAAAGAAGCGAAATGATTTCCTGA
- a CDS encoding GPW/gp25 family protein, translating into MDTPNYRMPFVPSTLMTEGGSIDTCDMGESIAHNIMLLITTKKGENRYDENYGNDVWNLEFDNGVTSAVWETVFIKSLKRQIQEYEPRIVQPQIDAHIQFVEHSYDTKEHTEIKKKVKIAINAKMEATGERFSFSTELFLSPMSID; encoded by the coding sequence ATGGACACACCAAATTACAGAATGCCTTTTGTACCGTCGACCTTAATGACGGAGGGAGGAAGTATTGATACCTGCGACATGGGAGAAAGTATTGCCCACAATATCATGTTGCTGATCACTACCAAAAAAGGCGAAAACAGATATGATGAAAATTACGGAAACGACGTTTGGAATCTGGAATTCGATAATGGAGTCACAAGTGCCGTCTGGGAAACTGTTTTCATAAAAAGCTTAAAAAGACAGATACAGGAATACGAACCCCGGATCGTTCAGCCGCAGATTGATGCGCATATTCAGTTTGTAGAGCACAGCTACGATACAAAAGAACACACCGAAATCAAAAAGAAAGTAAAGATCGCCATCAATGCAAAAATGGAAGCAACCGGAGAGCGTTTCAGCTTTTCCACAGAATTGTTTCTGAGCCCGATGTCAATTGATTAA
- a CDS encoding type VI secretion system baseplate subunit TssF: MNLDQNIYSKESVKARMLQNATKVWGLKSPQSLDPFVKLLIDAFSTEIFKANNEIQTVNARILEKLAKLLTPSIYTHPIPAHAIAFTQPYESSEVLLEHTEFFFRKQMTSTVKSESDKQINIPFTPVGNIRINRAQTSIMFVGNTCYSVDDRLNKIPIARFQGKPEDYRKVTIGINVSKYDNENFPKYISIYCSNPAFEHLDFVYKLLPYITVSSSGNPLFVKEGLTYLKNNQTDGYEQMFREQSIQNKLIEDVKSIYHHKFIEISGLSDSLFSEPGKLPENLDFVDYKDEITKHIDGKRYLWLTFEFPPQFSAEILDNFSFVLNAFPIYNRGWKKTEYSLDIMGNNIPLVTDEGEHFLYVDEVQDGDGRRYTEIPFTPSDDLRKGLYTVRKGGMERFTNRNAVDMIANVLELTRDEIAAFSLLNRDNVKGVLSEMSDKMKSMVQKVNNAKRSIKQELNYVIMEPVDKTDHTYASFWVTHSTLANHMRPGTELSNQLKSQTLILLTETIGGAEEQKGTDSIQAYKYALTTRDKIISLEDVKNYCRMVLKDEVKDVRVKRGTMISNKPKEGFIRTVEVEIVPQNYSFYGRAYWENMANILRNQIISKAIDGIEYLVKITNEDTDFYEN; encoded by the coding sequence ATGAACTTAGACCAAAATATTTATTCCAAAGAATCCGTAAAAGCGAGAATGCTTCAGAACGCGACCAAAGTTTGGGGATTGAAAAGTCCGCAGTCTCTGGATCCTTTCGTGAAATTACTGATTGATGCTTTCAGTACTGAAATATTTAAAGCCAATAACGAAATACAAACGGTAAACGCCAGAATTTTAGAAAAACTGGCGAAATTATTGACGCCGTCCATTTATACACACCCGATTCCTGCTCACGCGATTGCTTTTACGCAGCCTTATGAATCTTCTGAGGTTTTGCTGGAACACACCGAGTTTTTCTTCAGAAAACAGATGACTTCCACAGTAAAATCGGAGTCTGATAAGCAGATTAATATTCCTTTTACTCCGGTAGGAAATATTAGAATTAATAGAGCGCAAACCTCCATTATGTTTGTCGGAAATACCTGCTACAGCGTGGATGACAGGTTAAATAAAATTCCGATTGCAAGATTTCAGGGGAAACCGGAAGATTACAGAAAAGTAACAATTGGTATTAATGTTTCAAAGTATGATAATGAAAATTTTCCTAAATATATAAGCATTTACTGTTCAAATCCTGCTTTTGAGCATCTGGATTTTGTCTATAAATTATTACCGTACATCACCGTTTCCAGCAGCGGAAATCCTTTATTTGTAAAAGAGGGGCTTACTTACCTTAAAAATAACCAAACCGACGGATATGAGCAGATGTTTCGTGAACAGTCGATTCAAAATAAGTTGATTGAAGATGTTAAAAGCATTTATCATCATAAATTTATAGAGATTTCGGGACTTTCAGACTCGTTATTTTCCGAACCGGGAAAACTTCCTGAGAATTTGGATTTTGTTGATTATAAAGACGAAATCACCAAACATATCGACGGAAAACGTTATTTGTGGCTTACTTTCGAATTTCCGCCACAGTTTTCGGCAGAAATTCTTGATAATTTTTCTTTTGTACTCAATGCATTTCCTATTTACAACCGCGGTTGGAAAAAAACAGAATACAGTTTGGATATTATGGGGAATAATATTCCGTTGGTTACCGATGAAGGTGAACATTTTTTATATGTTGATGAAGTTCAGGACGGCGACGGAAGAAGATATACAGAAATCCCTTTCACTCCGAGTGATGATCTCAGAAAAGGCTTATACACCGTAAGAAAGGGCGGAATGGAGCGTTTCACCAACAGGAATGCCGTCGATATGATAGCCAATGTCCTGGAACTGACAAGAGATGAAATTGCAGCTTTTTCTTTATTAAACAGAGATAATGTGAAGGGCGTTTTAAGTGAAATGTCCGACAAGATGAAATCGATGGTGCAGAAAGTGAACAATGCAAAAAGAAGCATCAAACAGGAACTGAACTACGTCATTATGGAACCTGTAGATAAAACAGATCATACCTACGCTTCGTTTTGGGTGACTCATTCTACGCTGGCCAATCACATGCGTCCGGGAACTGAGCTTTCAAACCAGTTAAAATCTCAAACCCTGATCCTTCTTACAGAAACCATCGGCGGCGCGGAAGAACAGAAAGGAACAGACAGCATCCAGGCGTACAAATATGCTTTGACGACGAGAGATAAGATCATTTCCCTGGAAGACGTGAAAAACTATTGCAGAATGGTGCTGAAAGATGAGGTAAAAGACGTAAGGGTAAAACGGGGTACAATGATCAGCAATAAGCCGAAAGAAGGATTTATCCGAACGGTTGAGGTAGAAATTGTTCCGCAAAATTACTCTTTTTATGGAAGAGCATATTGGGAAAATATGGCGAATATTCTACGAAACCAGATCATTTCAAAAGCGATTGACGGGATTGAATATCTTGTGAAAATCACAAATGAAGATACCGACTTTTATGAAAATTAA
- a CDS encoding bacteriocin-like protein, producing MKNLKKLNKEELKAVNGGAPKKYCVYCEWMNAVVCSEIPISQCP from the coding sequence ATGAAAAACTTAAAAAAACTTAACAAAGAGGAACTGAAGGCAGTAAACGGAGGTGCTCCGAAAAAATACTGCGTGTATTGCGAATGGATGAATGCTGTCGTATGCAGCGAAATTCCAATTTCTCAATGTCCTTAA
- the gyrA gene encoding DNA gyrase subunit A, whose product MQKEGERLIPINIVDEMKSSYIDYSMSVIVSRALPDVRDGLKPVHRRVLYGMYGLGVFSNRKYLKSARIVGDVLGKYHPHGDSSVYDAMVRMAQDWSLRYPQVDGQGNFGSMDGDPPAAMRYTEARLKKISDEVLSDLDKETVDFQNNFDDSLTEPTVLPSKIPNLLVNGTSGIAVGMATNMAPHNLTESVNAICAYIDNREITIDELMHHIIAPDFPTGGIIYGYDGVRDAFHTGRGRVVLRAKVAFEEIGNRNAIIVTEIPYQVNKAEMIARTAELVKDEKITGIYEIRDESDRRGLRIVYELKNDAIPNVVLNLLYKYTSLQTSFSVNNIALVHGRPEQLNLKDIIHHFVEHRHEVIVRRTQFELRKAKERAHILEGFMKVIGTQDALDKAISIIRHSANPQAAKEGLITEFELSEIQAQAILDLRLARLTGMELDKIRDEYDTIMKEIADLEDILANEPRRFQIIKDELIEVKEKYGDERRTEIDYSGGEMSIEDIIPNESVVLTISHAGYIKRTSLSEYKIQSRGGVGNRAATTRDEDFLEYIVSATNHQYMLFFTEKGRCYWLRVFEIPEGSKTAKGRAVQNLINIEPDDKIKAYIRTNNLKDSEYVNQMSVVMVTKNGTIKKTSLEAYSRPRVNGVNAIEIRDNDQLLSAYLTNGTSQIMIATKNGKCIRFPEEKVREVGRGSIGVRGIAMEDNDEVIGMIVVNDVENETVLVVSEKGYGKRTAVEDYRITNRGGKGVITLNITEKTGNLIAIQNVTDEDGLMIINKSGVAIRMNMDEMRVMGRNTQGVRMINLKKNDEIAAIAKVEMDKDVEDDSEENAEGTETVTDNQENNTEAPQTENENSTEETENSDSEE is encoded by the coding sequence ATGCAAAAAGAAGGAGAAAGACTGATTCCTATCAACATTGTTGATGAAATGAAGTCATCTTATATCGATTATTCGATGTCGGTTATCGTTTCAAGGGCGTTACCTGATGTAAGAGATGGCTTGAAACCCGTTCATAGAAGAGTGCTTTATGGTATGTATGGATTAGGGGTTTTTTCTAATAGAAAATATTTAAAATCTGCGAGAATTGTTGGAGACGTTTTAGGTAAGTACCACCCGCACGGAGACTCCTCTGTATATGATGCAATGGTGAGAATGGCTCAGGACTGGAGCTTGCGTTATCCACAGGTCGACGGCCAGGGTAACTTTGGTTCTATGGACGGTGACCCGCCTGCAGCAATGCGTTACACCGAAGCAAGATTGAAAAAAATCTCTGATGAGGTGCTTTCAGACTTAGACAAAGAAACGGTAGATTTCCAGAATAACTTCGACGACAGCTTAACTGAACCAACGGTTTTACCTTCAAAAATTCCGAATCTTTTAGTAAACGGAACTTCCGGTATCGCGGTAGGGATGGCAACAAACATGGCTCCTCACAACCTGACGGAATCTGTAAATGCAATCTGTGCCTACATCGACAACAGAGAAATCACCATTGATGAATTAATGCATCACATCATCGCTCCGGATTTCCCTACAGGTGGGATTATCTACGGATATGATGGAGTAAGAGATGCTTTCCACACAGGTAGAGGAAGGGTAGTTCTTAGAGCTAAAGTTGCTTTTGAGGAAATCGGAAACAGAAATGCAATTATCGTTACAGAAATTCCTTACCAGGTAAACAAAGCTGAAATGATCGCCAGAACAGCTGAGTTGGTAAAAGATGAAAAAATCACAGGAATTTACGAAATTAGAGATGAGTCAGACAGAAGAGGTCTTCGTATCGTTTATGAATTGAAAAATGATGCGATTCCTAATGTTGTTTTAAACTTATTATATAAATATACTTCGCTTCAGACATCTTTTAGTGTTAATAATATTGCTTTGGTACACGGTAGACCGGAACAGTTAAACTTAAAAGATATCATCCACCATTTCGTGGAGCACAGACATGAAGTTATTGTAAGAAGAACTCAGTTTGAGCTTAGAAAAGCGAAAGAAAGAGCTCACATCTTAGAAGGTTTCATGAAAGTGATCGGAACGCAGGATGCTTTAGATAAAGCGATTTCCATCATCCGTCACTCTGCAAATCCACAAGCGGCAAAAGAAGGATTAATCACAGAATTCGAACTTTCTGAAATTCAGGCTCAGGCGATTCTTGATCTGCGTCTTGCTCGTTTGACAGGAATGGAGCTTGATAAGATCCGTGATGAGTACGATACAATCATGAAAGAAATTGCCGACTTGGAAGATATCTTGGCTAACGAACCTAGAAGATTCCAGATCATTAAGGATGAATTAATTGAAGTTAAAGAAAAATACGGCGACGAAAGAAGAACTGAAATCGATTATTCAGGTGGTGAAATGTCAATTGAAGACATCATTCCTAATGAATCTGTAGTTCTTACGATTTCTCACGCAGGATATATCAAGAGAACTTCACTTTCAGAATACAAAATCCAAAGTAGAGGTGGTGTAGGAAACAGAGCGGCAACGACAAGGGATGAAGACTTCCTAGAATATATCGTTTCTGCAACCAATCACCAATATATGTTGTTCTTCACGGAAAAAGGAAGATGTTACTGGTTAAGAGTATTCGAAATTCCTGAAGGTTCTAAAACGGCAAAAGGAAGAGCGGTACAAAACTTAATTAATATTGAACCGGACGATAAGATTAAAGCATATATCAGAACCAACAACTTAAAAGATTCTGAATACGTAAATCAAATGAGCGTTGTGATGGTAACGAAAAACGGTACGATCAAGAAAACATCATTGGAAGCTTATTCAAGACCGAGAGTGAATGGGGTAAATGCCATCGAAATCAGGGATAATGACCAATTATTAAGCGCTTATCTTACAAACGGAACTTCTCAGATCATGATTGCTACCAAAAATGGTAAATGTATCCGTTTCCCTGAGGAAAAAGTAAGAGAAGTGGGTAGAGGTTCTATCGGGGTTCGTGGTATCGCGATGGAAGATAATGACGAGGTAATTGGTATGATTGTTGTGAACGATGTAGAAAACGAAACGGTTCTTGTGGTATCTGAAAAAGGATACGGTAAGAGGACTGCAGTAGAAGACTACAGAATCACCAACAGAGGAGGAAAAGGAGTTATCACCCTTAATATTACCGAAAAAACAGGAAATCTGATTGCCATCCAAAACGTAACAGACGAAGACGGATTGATGATTATCAACAAATCCGGTGTTGCGATCCGTATGAATATGGATGAGATGAGAGTGATGGGTAGAAATACACAAGGGGTAAGAATGATTAACCTTAAGAAAAATGACGAAATTGCAGCCATCGCAAAAGTAGAAATGGATAAAGATGTAGAAGATGATTCTGAAGAAAATGCAGAAGGAACAGAAACTGTAACTGATAACCAGGAAAACAATACAGAAGCACCTCAAACGGAAAACGAAAACTCGACTGAGGAAACTGAGAACTCTGATTCGGAAGAATAA
- the uvrA gene encoding excinuclease ABC subunit UvrA, with protein MSKSTEYIEVYGAREHNLKNINVKIPRNELVVITGLSGSGKSSLAFDTIFAEGQRRYIETFSAYARQFLGGLERPDVDKIEGLSPVIAIEQKTTNKNPRSTVGTVTELYDFLRLLFARVSDAYSQTTGKKLVSYTEDQILDTIKENYKGEKIMLMAPVVRSRKGHYHELFVQMAKKGYGQARIDGELQDIEYDLKLDRYKTHDIDIVIDRWIIGETASESRMEKSLRTAMEMGEGLIGIQKLGSTDIEYFSKNLMDAETGHSLALPEPNTFSFNSPKGSCPNCKGLGTIKKINTDYFVENPKLSINQGGLLPLEDIKSNKWILSQIKNILEIFGLGFTTPLQDIPEEALDYIYNGCHKEFNKDLKYAGITKKIKISFDGLIPFMEEIIEERESYEAILLERHFTTEETCPECGGTRLQPSSLSFKIDGKNIAEVNGLSLSDLKEWLADVKDKFSEKNAIIAHEILKEIETRLQFLLDVGLDYLSLSRSSKTLSGGESQRIRLATQIGSQLVNVLYILDEPSIGLHQRDNERLIASLKNLRDIGNSVLVVEHDKDMILEADEVLDIGPRAGKFGGEILWQGKPKDLLKADTITAQYINGKRKIAIPEKRREGNGKNILLKGATGNNLKNVTLDIPLGKLVVVSGISGSGKSSLINGTLYPILNKHFYRAVQEPLPYKKIEGLDNIDKIVDVDQTPIGRTPRSNPATYTGMFTDIRNLFAELPESKIRGYKPGRFSFNVKGGRCETCQGGGLKVIEMNFLPDVYVHCETCNGKRFNRETLEVRYKGKSISDVLDMTIDEAVEFFQPIPKIFARVKTLQDVGLGYITLGQQSTTLSGGEAQRIKLATELAKRQTGNTLYILDEPTTGLHFEDVKILMDAINKLVELGNSFIIIEHNMDVIKLADHIIDVGPEGGKHGGQIIAQGTPEEIVKSKKSLTGKFLKRELE; from the coding sequence ATGAGTAAATCAACAGAATATATAGAAGTTTACGGTGCACGTGAGCATAATCTTAAAAACATTAACGTAAAAATTCCGCGCAACGAATTGGTCGTTATTACAGGGCTTTCGGGAAGCGGAAAATCGTCATTGGCTTTTGATACTATTTTTGCCGAAGGGCAGCGCCGTTATATCGAAACGTTTTCTGCGTATGCAAGACAGTTTTTGGGAGGCCTGGAACGTCCTGATGTCGATAAAATCGAAGGATTGTCACCCGTAATTGCCATCGAGCAGAAAACCACCAACAAAAACCCGCGTTCTACCGTAGGAACCGTGACAGAACTGTACGATTTCCTTCGTCTTTTGTTCGCAAGGGTTTCAGATGCGTATTCTCAGACAACGGGGAAGAAGCTGGTAAGCTACACCGAAGATCAAATCCTTGATACGATTAAGGAAAATTATAAAGGCGAGAAAATCATGTTGATGGCGCCGGTTGTACGTTCCAGAAAAGGGCATTATCACGAGCTTTTTGTGCAGATGGCGAAGAAAGGATACGGACAGGCGAGAATTGACGGTGAATTGCAGGATATTGAATATGATTTAAAGCTCGACCGTTACAAAACCCACGACATCGACATCGTTATCGACCGTTGGATTATCGGGGAAACAGCTTCAGAAAGCAGAATGGAAAAATCGCTCAGGACAGCGATGGAAATGGGAGAAGGACTTATCGGAATTCAAAAGCTGGGAAGCACGGATATCGAATATTTTTCTAAAAATCTGATGGATGCTGAAACAGGTCATTCATTGGCGTTGCCGGAGCCGAATACTTTTTCGTTCAACTCACCGAAAGGAAGCTGTCCGAACTGTAAAGGTCTGGGAACGATTAAAAAAATCAACACCGATTATTTTGTAGAAAACCCGAAATTATCCATTAACCAGGGTGGTTTGCTGCCTTTGGAAGATATTAAATCAAACAAATGGATTTTATCTCAGATTAAAAATATTCTCGAAATTTTCGGATTAGGATTTACAACACCTCTTCAGGATATCCCGGAAGAAGCGTTGGATTATATCTACAACGGCTGTCACAAAGAATTTAATAAAGACTTAAAATACGCAGGAATTACCAAAAAAATTAAAATCAGTTTTGATGGTCTGATTCCTTTCATGGAGGAAATTATTGAAGAAAGGGAATCCTACGAAGCTATTTTGCTGGAAAGACATTTCACGACAGAAGAAACCTGCCCGGAATGCGGTGGAACCCGACTTCAGCCTTCAAGTTTAAGCTTTAAAATTGACGGAAAAAATATTGCTGAGGTGAACGGATTGAGCTTATCAGACTTGAAAGAATGGTTGGCCGACGTTAAAGATAAATTCTCAGAAAAAAATGCCATTATCGCTCATGAAATTTTAAAGGAAATTGAAACGAGACTGCAGTTTCTGCTGGATGTCGGTTTAGATTATTTAAGTTTGAGCAGAAGTTCGAAAACGCTTTCAGGAGGGGAATCTCAGAGAATTCGTCTGGCAACACAGATCGGTTCACAGTTGGTAAACGTTCTTTATATCTTGGATGAGCCAAGTATCGGACTTCACCAAAGGGACAACGAAAGATTAATTGCTTCCTTAAAAAATCTTCGCGATATCGGAAACTCTGTGTTGGTGGTAGAGCACGACAAAGATATGATTCTGGAAGCCGATGAGGTCTTGGATATCGGTCCGAGAGCCGGAAAATTCGGGGGAGAAATTCTTTGGCAGGGAAAACCTAAAGATTTGCTGAAAGCGGATACGATTACCGCTCAATATATTAACGGAAAAAGAAAAATTGCCATTCCGGAAAAGAGAAGAGAAGGAAATGGTAAAAATATACTGTTAAAAGGCGCTACAGGAAACAACCTTAAAAATGTAACGCTTGATATTCCTTTGGGAAAATTGGTTGTGGTTTCAGGGATTTCGGGAAGCGGAAAATCTTCTTTGATTAACGGAACTTTGTATCCGATTCTGAACAAACACTTCTACAGAGCCGTTCAGGAACCTTTACCTTACAAAAAAATAGAAGGACTTGATAATATTGATAAAATTGTAGACGTAGACCAAACGCCAATCGGAAGAACGCCTCGTTCGAATCCTGCGACTTATACAGGAATGTTTACAGATATCAGAAATCTTTTTGCCGAATTGCCGGAAAGTAAGATTCGTGGCTACAAACCGGGAAGATTCTCTTTCAACGTAAAGGGCGGAAGATGCGAAACCTGTCAGGGAGGCGGTTTGAAGGTTATTGAAATGAATTTCTTGCCGGATGTTTACGTTCACTGTGAAACCTGCAACGGAAAGCGTTTCAACAGAGAAACTCTGGAGGTTCGTTATAAAGGAAAATCGATTTCCGATGTGTTGGATATGACGATCGATGAAGCGGTAGAGTTTTTCCAGCCGATTCCTAAAATTTTTGCCAGAGTAAAGACTTTACAGGATGTTGGTTTGGGATATATCACATTGGGACAACAGTCGACAACGCTTTCGGGTGGAGAAGCTCAGCGTATTAAATTAGCAACAGAATTAGCAAAAAGACAAACCGGAAATACCTTATACATTCTCGATGAACCGACAACCGGACTTCACTTTGAAGACGTGAAAATCCTGATGGATGCCATCAATAAACTGGTCGAACTGGGAAATTCATTCATCATTATCGAACATAATATGGATGTGATAAAACTGGCCGATCACATCATCGACGTCGGTCCCGAAGGAGGAAAACACGGAGGACAGATCATAGCGCAGGGAACTCCTGAGGAAATTGTGAAGTCTAAGAAGAGCTTGACGGGGAAGTTTTTGAAGAGGGAATTGGAGTAA
- a CDS encoding DUF4286 family protein, translated as MSVLSITFHCTKNNIEEWENYIDETLVLMTENLMDVNKYILSEVHSDYIEEGKNYNLLLIFDNDELREDFIKSEMLNIAERIEKKFGQDVMIFNTYLNPKRSRM; from the coding sequence ATGAGCGTATTAAGTATAACTTTCCACTGCACGAAAAATAATATTGAAGAATGGGAAAATTATATTGACGAAACATTGGTTTTAATGACTGAAAATTTAATGGATGTCAACAAATATATCCTTTCTGAAGTTCACAGCGATTATATTGAAGAAGGAAAAAACTATAACCTTCTTTTAATTTTTGATAATGATGAGCTGAGAGAAGATTTCATCAAAAGCGAAATGCTAAATATCGCCGAACGGATTGAAAAGAAATTCGGACAAGACGTGATGATCTTCAATACGTATTTAAATCCGAAGAGGTCGAGGATGTAA
- a CDS encoding DUF421 domain-containing protein, translating into MNPILDVVLRSLCVYLFMVIAIRIFGKNQLSQLNAGDVVLLLLISNAVQNAMVGPDTSLQGGLIAALVLFIANFIVKRFMFSNRKFETLLEDDPVILVRDGKVDEMALDKVKISKNELEEAIREHGVDSIENVKLSILEVDGNISVISEDENNKQTHYSRIKRKYKRKYH; encoded by the coding sequence GTGAATCCGATTCTTGATGTAGTGCTCCGCTCACTTTGCGTTTATCTTTTTATGGTGATTGCTATTCGTATTTTTGGTAAAAACCAGCTTTCCCAGCTCAATGCAGGGGATGTGGTTTTGTTGTTGCTGATTTCAAATGCGGTTCAGAACGCCATGGTTGGTCCCGATACATCGCTTCAAGGCGGTTTGATCGCGGCTTTGGTTCTTTTTATCGCCAATTTTATTGTTAAAAGATTTATGTTTTCCAATCGTAAATTCGAAACCCTTCTTGAAGATGACCCTGTTATTTTAGTGAGAGACGGAAAAGTGGATGAAATGGCTTTAGATAAAGTTAAAATCAGTAAAAACGAACTGGAAGAAGCCATCCGGGAACATGGGGTCGACAGTATCGAAAATGTAAAATTATCCATTCTTGAAGTAGATGGAAATATAAGCGTGATTTCTGAAGACGAAAATAATAAGCAAACGCATTATTCCAGAATTAAAAGAAAGTACAAACGAAAATATCATTAA